One Choloepus didactylus isolate mChoDid1 chromosome 8, mChoDid1.pri, whole genome shotgun sequence DNA window includes the following coding sequences:
- the LOC119543368 gene encoding olfactory receptor 9K2-like: protein MGNRGTSNHSEGTDFILVGFRVHQELHIFLFLLFLLVYAMILLGNIGMIAIITTNPQLNTPMYFFLGNLSFIDLFYSSVIAPKAMINFWSESKSISFAGCVTQVFLFALFIVTEGFVLAAMAYDRFLAICNPLLYSVQMSARLCTQLVAGSYFCGCISSVLQTSMTFTLSFCASRTIDHFYCDDRPLQKISCSDLYSHKMVSFFLCSIIILPTIFVIIVSYVYIVSTVLKIHSTEGRKKAFSTCSSHLGVVSVLYGAVIFMYFVPDRFPELSKVASLCYTLFTPMLNPLIYSLRNKDVKEALRKIPQKKIFLFNSFLTVI from the coding sequence ATGGGTAACAGGGGAACAAGCAATCACTCAGAAGGAACTGACTTCATTCTTGTAGGTTTCAGGGTTCACCAAGAGCTTCACATCTTCCTCTTCCTGCTATTTCTGCTTGTATATGCCATGATCCTTCTAGGAAACATTGGGATGATAGCCATTATTACAACTAACCCCCAGTTGAACACACCAATGTATTTCTTCTTAGGAAACCTGTCCTTCATTGATCTCTTCTATTCATCTGTTATTGCACCCAAGGCTATGATAAACTTCTGGTCTGAGAGCAAGTCCATCTCCTTTGCGGGCTGTGTGACCCAGGTCTTTCTCTTTGCCCTTTTCATTGTGACTGAGGGATTTGTCCTGGCAGCCATGGCTTATGATCGCTTCCTTGCCATCTGCAATCCTCTTCTCTACTCTGTTCAGATGTCAGCACGTCTCTGCACTCAGTTGGTGGCTGGATCCTATTTCTGTGGCTGCATCAGCTCAGTTCTTCAGACCAGCATGACCTTCACTTTATCTTTTTGTGCTTCTCGCACCATTGACCATTTCTACTGTGATGACCGTCCACTTCAGAAGATTTCATGTTCTGACCTCTACAGTCACAagatggtttcttttttcttatgcAGCATTATAATTTTGCCTACCATATTTGTCATTATTGTGTCCTATGTGTATATTGTGTCCACAGTTCTAAAGATACACTCCACTGAGGGACGTAAGAAAGCCTTCTCCACTTGCAGCTCTCACCTGGGAGTGGTGAGTGTGCTGTATGGTGCtgtcatttttatgtattttgttccTGACAGATTTCCTGAGCTGAGTAAAGTGGCCTCCCTGTGTTACACCCTATTCACTCCCATGTTGAATCCTCTAATTTACTctctgagaaacaaagatgtCAAAGAAGCTCTGCGAAAGAtccctcagaaaaaaatatttttatttaattctttcttaACAGTGATATAG